A section of the Alkalihalobacillus sp. LMS39 genome encodes:
- a CDS encoding glycosyltransferase, whose translation MKYFMIDNLVFGGAERQASYLIGKELGIDHLLLIENVIKYDLETDTTIGALYPEIISVYKRPLLDYIAIKKLQRIFTPRDTVISFLERSNIMNIKSSLQTKHKSIISVRNYLSERYKSPKYLYRVNLMKRYYPKADLIITNSIFSKNDLVENFNVPEDKIKVIYNLIDTEKVEAQSKEVVAEEHKKLFESPVIINVGSLTPQKAQKQLIESFKNVLSVHPEYKLIIIGSGILEKELIETIKQLKLNKSVYLIGNVKNPFKYVSKSDIFVLNSNFEGFPNVLLEALSVGTPIVAKNCPSGPSEMLDVVEYENERIELTKFGFVIPKRSRADKESYEREKNDLTESICKLIEMKKNKPVKYQALKENSVERSKIFSKNSILEEWKKNVE comes from the coding sequence ATGAAGTATTTCATGATTGATAATTTAGTTTTCGGTGGAGCTGAAAGACAAGCATCATATTTAATCGGCAAAGAACTTGGTATTGATCATCTTTTATTGATTGAAAATGTAATAAAGTATGACTTAGAGACTGATACGACTATAGGAGCATTGTATCCAGAAATAATTAGTGTTTACAAGAGACCTTTGTTAGATTATATAGCAATAAAAAAATTACAACGTATCTTTACACCTAGAGATACAGTAATTTCTTTTCTCGAAAGAAGTAATATTATGAATATCAAAAGCTCATTGCAAACTAAACATAAGTCTATTATTTCAGTAAGAAATTACTTGAGCGAAAGGTATAAAAGTCCAAAATATTTATATAGAGTGAATTTAATGAAGAGATATTATCCAAAGGCTGACTTAATTATTACTAATTCTATTTTCTCAAAAAATGATTTAGTAGAGAATTTTAATGTGCCAGAAGATAAAATAAAGGTGATATATAATCTTATAGATACGGAAAAAGTAGAGGCTCAATCAAAAGAAGTCGTGGCAGAAGAACATAAAAAGTTATTTGAAAGCCCGGTAATAATAAATGTAGGATCTTTAACACCACAAAAGGCCCAAAAACAATTGATAGAGTCTTTTAAGAATGTATTATCGGTTCATCCAGAATATAAACTTATAATAATTGGTTCAGGAATCCTAGAAAAAGAATTAATAGAAACCATCAAACAATTAAAATTAAATAAATCAGTTTATTTGATAGGGAATGTGAAAAACCCGTTTAAGTACGTAAGTAAATCCGATATATTTGTTTTAAATTCTAATTTTGAGGGGTTTCCGAATGTGCTATTAGAGGCCCTTTCTGTTGGTACACCAATAGTAGCAAAGAATTGTCCGTCGGGTCCGAGTGAAATGTTAGATGTAGTAGAGTATGAAAATGAAAGAATTGAATTAACGAAATTTGGGTTTGTAATTCCAAAAAGAAGTAGAGCGGACAAGGAAAGTTATGAGAGAGAAAAAAATGATTTGACTGAATCGATTTGTAAATTAATTGAAATGAAAAAAAATAAACCAGTTAAATATCAAGCATTGAAAGAGAATTCAGTAGAAAGATCAAAAATATTTTCAAAAAATAGTATTCTTGAAGAATGGAAAAAAAATGTCGAATAA
- a CDS encoding glycosyltransferase, protein MNPQITVLMSVFNDEQFLAQSIESILQQSYTNFDFLIFDDASNDGSKKILEHYAELDKRIKLIINKENKGLSYNLAEGVKLAKSPWIARMDADDIAVKNRLEIQMNYIKSNPTVDILGSYVNDIDALGEIIELRKVPTTHDRISNLIWTCPFIHPSVIFRKESIIKAGNYNKKLRRRQDYDLWFRCLDSNLVFANIDMPLLYYRATDNYYKKNNIKVQFQQAIMGVKGAKKVKAAPIAYLGIFVAFVKGILPIKIRKVVNRLLKKYDPRRL, encoded by the coding sequence ATGAATCCGCAAATAACGGTTTTAATGAGTGTTTTTAATGATGAACAGTTCCTAGCACAGAGTATTGAAAGTATACTACAACAATCATATACAAATTTTGATTTTTTAATATTTGATGATGCATCAAATGATGGCAGCAAAAAAATCTTGGAACATTACGCAGAGCTTGATAAAAGAATTAAGTTAATAATTAATAAAGAGAATAAAGGGTTAAGTTATAATCTTGCTGAAGGAGTTAAACTAGCAAAATCTCCTTGGATAGCAAGAATGGATGCAGATGATATTGCTGTAAAAAACAGATTAGAAATACAAATGAACTACATAAAAAGTAATCCTACTGTGGATATTTTAGGTAGTTATGTTAATGACATTGATGCTCTGGGAGAAATAATTGAGCTAAGAAAAGTACCAACCACTCATGATAGAATTTCAAACTTAATTTGGACATGTCCTTTTATACATCCGTCCGTAATTTTTCGAAAGGAGTCAATTATTAAGGCTGGCAACTATAATAAAAAGTTACGTAGACGACAAGATTATGACCTGTGGTTTAGGTGTCTTGATTCGAATTTAGTCTTTGCGAACATTGATATGCCATTATTATATTATAGAGCTACTGATAACTATTATAAAAAGAATAATATAAAAGTTCAATTCCAGCAAGCTATCATGGGGGTTAAAGGTGCTAAGAAAGTAAAAGCTGCTCCTATAGCTTATTTAGGTATTTTTGTAGCTTTTGTAAAGGGGATCTTACCTATAAAAATACGGAAAGTGGTCAATCGCCTTCTCAAGAAATATGATCCAAGAAGATTGTAG
- a CDS encoding glycosyltransferase, protein MKIVYISNAIIPSRTANSLHIMKMCEAFAKNGNEVILIAPCYENTETGVKNIFEYYDVEEKFKIKKFSLPKYRYAFLAARYAKKEKADIVYGRFLPGCYISSMLGSKVIFEAHQPITDSRFYSQAMFYHMTKKKNYYKTVVISNKLKDKFLKTFKSLAASEVQVAHDGANRIVINNESSQLCELDKRINIGYVGHLYSGKGMELINDLSLRMNNIGFHIIGGKEEDILYWKSKLAGRDNVHFYGFKPNKDALSLASNCDILIAPYLKVVKGVGKGKSNLANWMSPLKIFEYMSLGIPILTSKLEVIEEVLEHRETAFLCDPENMDEWEREIEFIKNNEKEAVRIANNAKEVLFKDYTWSQRAHNVLVNNI, encoded by the coding sequence ATGAAGATAGTTTATATATCGAATGCAATAATACCTTCTCGTACGGCGAACAGTTTACACATAATGAAAATGTGTGAAGCATTTGCTAAAAATGGAAATGAAGTAATCCTAATAGCTCCATGTTATGAAAACACTGAGACAGGTGTTAAAAATATATTTGAATATTATGATGTCGAAGAAAAATTTAAAATAAAAAAATTTAGCCTTCCTAAATATAGATATGCATTTTTAGCAGCTCGATATGCAAAAAAAGAAAAAGCGGACATTGTTTATGGGAGATTCTTGCCAGGGTGTTATATAAGTTCTATGTTAGGTAGTAAAGTCATATTTGAGGCACATCAACCAATAACTGATAGTCGTTTTTACAGCCAAGCAATGTTTTATCATATGACCAAGAAAAAAAATTACTATAAAACTGTTGTGATTTCAAATAAATTAAAAGACAAATTTTTAAAAACGTTTAAATCATTAGCAGCTTCAGAAGTCCAAGTTGCACATGATGGAGCAAACAGGATTGTTATTAATAATGAAAGCTCCCAGTTATGTGAGTTGGATAAACGAATTAACATTGGTTATGTAGGTCACTTATACTCAGGAAAAGGGATGGAATTAATTAATGATCTTAGTTTAAGGATGAATAACATAGGTTTTCATATAATCGGGGGGAAAGAGGAAGATATTCTATATTGGAAAAGTAAACTTGCTGGAAGGGATAATGTTCATTTTTACGGTTTTAAACCTAATAAGGATGCTTTATCTCTAGCTAGTAATTGTGATATTTTAATAGCTCCGTATCTTAAGGTTGTCAAAGGTGTAGGAAAAGGAAAGTCTAACTTAGCTAATTGGATGTCTCCTTTGAAAATATTTGAGTATATGTCTTTAGGGATTCCAATTCTCACTTCAAAACTAGAGGTAATTGAAGAGGTTCTAGAGCATAGAGAAACAGCATTCTTATGTGACCCAGAAAATATGGATGAATGGGAAAGAGAAATAGAGTTTATAAAAAATAATGAGAAAGAGGCAGTTCGTATTGCCAACAATGCAAAAGAGGTACTATTTAAAGATTATACTTGGTCTCAAAGAGCCCATAATGTTTTGGTTAATAATATTTAA